A single genomic interval of Spinacia oleracea cultivar Varoflay chromosome 6, BTI_SOV_V1, whole genome shotgun sequence harbors:
- the LOC110801570 gene encoding uncharacterized protein isoform X2, whose protein sequence is MEAGVVSESYYCVLGLSSASSTEDIRRAYRKLAMQWHPDKWANDPAMLGEAKQKFQKIQEAYSVLSDPGKRTLYDAGVYDPVEQVDEGLSDFMQELFSLMSQVREEVSAQTLKMVSLISPEVVQDLVALMLNLSTSTSDVQPNS, encoded by the exons ATGGAGGCAGGGGTTGTATCGGAATCGTACTACTGCGTGCTTGGTTTGAGCAGCGCGTCGTCTACGGAGGATATTCGTCGCGCCTACCGCAAGCTAGCTATG CAATGGCATCCTGATAAATGGGCAAATGATCCCGCTATGCTCGGAGAGGCTAAGCAAAAATTTCAGAAAATCCAAGAAGCGTACTCAG TGTTGTCAGATCCCGGGAAGAGGACATTGTATGATGCAGGCGTGTATGATCCTGTTGAACAAGTAGATGAG GGGTTATCTGACTTTATGCAAGAATTGTTTTCGCTAATGTCACAAGTCAGGGAAGAGGTAAGCGCCCAAACATTAAAGATGGTCTCACTAATTTCCCCTGAAGTAGTGCAAGATTTGGTCGCATTGATGCTAAACTTGTCTACAAGTACATCCGATGTGCAACCAAATTCTTA